CGGGGATTGAGATCCCTGGCGCCGGCGGCGGGTTGCAGGGCCATGGGCGCGGGCGGGGCGGCTGAGGAGGCCGATCCTATGGAGTGGCCCGGGCCGCATCCAGCTCCGGGGCGCCGAAGCTGGCGCCGCTCAGCGGTCTGCAGGCGGCCAGCCCCTCCACCAGCGCGGCGTGCAGGCCTGGGGCACAGGCGATGAGGCGGCCATCGGCCAGCACCAGCTCGCTGCCGTCGTAGGCGCTCACCCGGCCCCCGGCCTGCTCCACCAGCACCACGCCTGCTGCCAGGTCCCAGGGGGAGAGGCCCCGCTCCCAGTAGCCATCCAGCCGTCCGGCCGCCACGAAGGCCAGATCCACCGCCGCGGCCCCGCCGCGGCGCACGCCATGGGTGCGATGGGTGAAGTAGGCGAACTCGGCGTAGTTGTTGTCAAGCCGCTGGAAGCGGTCGTAGGCGAAGCCCGTCACCAGCAGGGCATCCTGCAGCTGGGCGCAGGGGCTCACCTGCAGGCGCCGCTCCTCGCCGCTCTGGCCGTGGCGGCACCAGCTGCCCAGTCCCGGAGCTGCCCAGTAGAGCTCCTGCAGGGCAGGCACCGCCAACACCCCCAGCAGGGGCTGGCCTTGCCAGCAGAGTCCCACCGAGCAACCGAAGAAGGGATAGCCGTGGGCGAAGTTGGTGGTGCCATCCAGGGGATCCACGCACCACTCGAGTGCGCCGCTGCCCCGGCGGCGGCCGCTTTCCTCGGCCAGCACGCCGAGTTCCGGTGTCTGGCATCGCAGCAGATCCAGCACGGCGGCCTCGGCGGCGAGATCGGCCTCGGTCACCAGGTCACCGCAGCGGCCCTTCTCGCGGATCTGGCTCACCTGGCCGAAATGGCTGCTGAGCACGGCACCACCGGCTTCAGCGGCGCTGCGCGCCACGGCCAGCAGCGCGTCCCGCTGCGGCGCGGTGAGGCCCGACTCCTCGAAGGCGCGGTCGGATCCGGGGCAGCGGGGGCTCATTCCTCCTCGAGGGGCAGACCGGTCCGCACCCTGCCACGGCCGAAGTGGCGGCCGAACTGCAGGTCGTAGACCTCGTCCTCCTCCTGGGTCTCCACCTCCAGCGGTCCGGTGGCCCTGGCCACGCACAGCAGGCCGTAGCCCTTCTGGCGCAGCTCCCGTGACAGGCCCAGGGCCTCGCGGTGGTCGATGCTGCCCGCCAGCACGCGCACGGCGCAGGCGGTGCAGCAGCCGTTGCGGCAGCTGAAGGGGAGTGGGTCGCCCTGCTCCTCGAAGCTGCGCAGGATGTAGTCGCCCTCGGGCACGTCATGCCGGATGGTCCGGCCGGTCTGGCGCCAGTGGACGGTGATCG
This portion of the Cyanobium sp. NIES-981 genome encodes:
- a CDS encoding inositol monophosphatase family protein, whose translation is MSPRCPGSDRAFEESGLTAPQRDALLAVARSAAEAGGAVLSSHFGQVSQIREKGRCGDLVTEADLAAEAAVLDLLRCQTPELGVLAEESGRRRGSGALEWCVDPLDGTTNFAHGYPFFGCSVGLCWQGQPLLGVLAVPALQELYWAAPGLGSWCRHGQSGEERRLQVSPCAQLQDALLVTGFAYDRFQRLDNNYAEFAYFTHRTHGVRRGGAAAVDLAFVAAGRLDGYWERGLSPWDLAAGVVLVEQAGGRVSAYDGSELVLADGRLIACAPGLHAALVEGLAACRPLSGASFGAPELDAARATP
- a CDS encoding 2Fe-2S iron-sulfur cluster-binding protein — encoded protein: MTITYPITVHWRQTGRTIRHDVPEGDYILRSFEEQGDPLPFSCRNGCCTACAVRVLAGSIDHREALGLSRELRQKGYGLLCVARATGPLEVETQEEDEVYDLQFGRHFGRGRVRTGLPLEEE